A portion of the Terriglobales bacterium genome contains these proteins:
- a CDS encoding YetF domain-containing protein, with protein sequence MTTNLHTAIEILVRTGIIYLFVLAGVRLSGKREVGQMTPFDLTLLLLLSNAVQNAMTGPDTSLVGGVVAAGTLLVMNYVVADLSGVNRRFRKFIQGSPTLLIHDGKLVEAHMAREHVALDEVERALREHGIAHINDVSLAVLEVDGSISVLRYDDVRPEAQPHKRLRFLQRHQ encoded by the coding sequence ATGACTACCAACCTGCATACCGCGATCGAGATCCTGGTCCGTACCGGGATCATTTACCTGTTCGTGCTGGCCGGCGTGCGGCTGAGCGGCAAGAGGGAAGTGGGGCAGATGACGCCCTTTGACCTGACCCTCCTGCTGCTGCTGTCGAACGCCGTGCAGAACGCCATGACCGGGCCGGACACCTCGCTGGTGGGAGGCGTGGTCGCCGCCGGCACCCTGCTGGTGATGAACTACGTGGTCGCCGACCTCTCCGGGGTGAACCGGCGCTTCCGCAAGTTCATCCAAGGCTCGCCCACGCTGCTGATCCATGACGGGAAGCTGGTGGAAGCGCACATGGCGCGGGAGCACGTCGCCCTCGACGAGGTCGAGCGGGCCCTGCGGGAGCACGGCATCGCCCATATCAACGATGTCTCTCTGGCGGTGCTGGAGGTGGACGGCTCGATCAGCGTTCTGAGGTACGACGATGTACGCCCGGAAGCGCAGCCCCACAAACGCTTGCGCTTCCTGCAGCGGCATCAGTGA